One region of Clavibacter michiganensis subsp. tessellarius genomic DNA includes:
- a CDS encoding MarR family winged helix-turn-helix transcriptional regulator: MTDDDHPVADGARDGDSDASGDGIAAGIAEVEEQMTALAGRIRATTREAAAAIHPELPPIGYKMLRVIRRCGSAHASAVADQLGVDRSVVSRQLRQLQDLGLVEVGADAQDGRVRVLALTAAGRAGIDADDAEGSRLIRGLGAWSRADLDAFAGFLARLNALGDGAPAADAADATDAADADRTGADGGCDASGRTSAARAPAHAA; the protein is encoded by the coding sequence ATGACGGACGACGACCACCCCGTCGCGGACGGGGCACGCGACGGGGACAGCGACGCCTCCGGGGACGGGATCGCGGCGGGCATCGCCGAGGTCGAGGAGCAGATGACGGCCCTGGCCGGCCGGATCCGCGCCACGACCCGCGAGGCCGCCGCGGCCATCCACCCGGAGCTGCCGCCCATCGGCTACAAGATGCTCCGCGTGATCCGCCGCTGCGGCAGCGCCCACGCCAGCGCCGTCGCCGACCAGCTCGGCGTCGACCGCAGCGTGGTCAGCCGGCAGCTCCGCCAGCTCCAGGACCTGGGGCTGGTGGAGGTCGGGGCCGACGCGCAGGACGGCCGGGTGCGGGTGCTCGCGCTCACGGCCGCCGGCCGCGCCGGGATCGACGCCGACGACGCGGAGGGCAGCCGCCTCATCCGCGGCCTCGGCGCCTGGAGCCGCGCCGACCTCGACGCGTTCGCCGGGTTCCTGGCGCGGTTGAACGCGCTCGGGGACGGCGCCCCCGCGGCCGACGCCGCGGACGCCACGGATGCGGCGGATGCGGACCGCACGGGGGCGGACGGCGGATGCGACGCCTCCGGCCGGACGTCGGCCGCACGCGCACCCGCGCACGCGGCCTGA
- a CDS encoding MDR family MFS transporter, with translation MSQHHTDAAPAKAPRRTVSADGSMSKRQVLESLSGLLLGMFVSILAGTVVSTSLPIIISDLKGDQSGYTWVVTATLLATTVSTPLWGKFADLFNRKLLIQLALATFVLGSALAGFSQDTETLIVFRVLQGLGAGGLAALSQIIMADIISPRDRGRYAGLFGAVMAVGTVGGPLLGGVVTDAFGWRWNFFIALPIAIIAIILLQVTLHLPAHPKRKVHVDYLGAVFIASGVSLLLIWVSQAGKQFEWASMTSYLMAGGAVVLLIAAVVTELKVAEPIIPLTMFRNRTFTLSVVASLAVGISLFGTSVFLAQYMQLSRGATPTQSGLLTIPLMAGLLISSTVFGNLISRRGKWKTIMISGAVLIVAGTGLLSTLRYDTDFVLVGIYMFVLGAGLGMLMQNLVLVVQNAIEVKNLGVATSAVTFFRSLGGTVGVSVLGSILGTIIASEITAGIMKLAPADQAAAAQALGSGVIPQVSQLSPAVRVVVESAYGVGIGDVFLYSVPLAIVSLIAVIFLPNAQLGSKNAVQMKNEKAAKDVHRVDAEDALIGASAGAVALTPAGEANPTGSIRLPEPEDAGVDARR, from the coding sequence ATGTCCCAGCACCACACCGACGCGGCACCCGCGAAGGCCCCTCGTCGCACCGTCTCGGCCGACGGATCCATGTCGAAGCGCCAGGTCCTCGAGTCCCTCTCGGGCCTCCTGCTCGGCATGTTCGTCTCGATCCTCGCCGGCACCGTCGTCTCCACCTCGCTGCCGATCATCATCAGCGACCTCAAGGGCGACCAATCCGGCTACACCTGGGTCGTCACCGCGACGCTGCTCGCCACCACCGTGAGCACCCCGCTCTGGGGCAAGTTCGCCGACCTCTTCAACCGCAAGCTGCTCATCCAGCTCGCGCTCGCGACGTTCGTGCTGGGCTCCGCGCTCGCCGGCTTCTCGCAGGACACCGAGACGCTCATCGTCTTCCGCGTGCTCCAGGGCCTCGGCGCCGGCGGCCTCGCCGCGCTGAGCCAGATCATCATGGCCGACATCATCAGCCCGCGTGACCGCGGCCGCTACGCCGGCCTCTTCGGCGCCGTCATGGCCGTCGGCACGGTCGGCGGCCCGCTCCTCGGCGGCGTCGTGACCGACGCGTTCGGCTGGCGCTGGAACTTCTTCATCGCGCTGCCGATCGCCATCATCGCGATCATCCTGCTGCAGGTCACCCTCCACCTGCCCGCGCACCCGAAGCGCAAGGTGCACGTCGACTACCTCGGCGCGGTCTTCATCGCGAGCGGCGTCTCGCTCCTGCTCATCTGGGTCTCGCAGGCCGGCAAGCAGTTCGAGTGGGCCTCGATGACCTCCTACCTCATGGCGGGCGGCGCGGTCGTGCTGCTGATCGCCGCGGTCGTCACCGAGCTCAAGGTCGCCGAGCCGATCATCCCGCTCACCATGTTCCGCAACCGCACCTTCACGCTCTCGGTCGTCGCGAGCCTCGCGGTCGGCATCTCGCTGTTCGGCACCTCGGTCTTCCTCGCGCAGTACATGCAGCTGTCGCGCGGCGCCACGCCGACCCAGTCGGGCCTGCTGACGATCCCGCTCATGGCGGGCCTGCTCATCTCCTCGACCGTGTTCGGCAATCTGATCAGCCGCCGCGGCAAGTGGAAGACGATCATGATCTCCGGCGCCGTGCTCATCGTCGCCGGCACGGGCCTGCTCTCCACGCTCCGCTACGACACCGACTTCGTGCTCGTGGGCATCTACATGTTCGTGCTCGGCGCGGGCCTCGGCATGCTCATGCAGAACCTCGTCCTCGTCGTGCAGAACGCCATCGAGGTGAAGAACCTCGGCGTCGCCACCAGCGCGGTCACGTTCTTCCGCAGCCTCGGCGGCACGGTCGGCGTCTCGGTGCTCGGCTCCATCCTCGGCACGATCATCGCGTCGGAGATCACGGCGGGCATCATGAAGCTCGCCCCCGCCGACCAGGCCGCGGCCGCGCAGGCGCTCGGCTCGGGCGTCATCCCGCAGGTCTCGCAGCTCAGCCCCGCGGTCCGCGTGGTGGTCGAGAGCGCGTACGGCGTCGGCATCGGCGACGTGTTCCTCTACAGCGTGCCGCTCGCGATCGTGTCGCTCATCGCCGTGATCTTCCTGCCCAACGCGCAGCTCGGCAGCAAGAACGCCGTGCAGATGAAGAACGAGAAGGCGGCGAAGGACGTGCACCGCGTCGACGCCGAGGACGCGCTCATCGGCGCCTCCGCCGGGGCCGTCGCGCTGACGCCGGCCGGCGAGGCGAACCCGACCGGATCCATCCGGCTCCCCGAGCCCGAGGACGCCGGGGTCGACGCCCGCCGATGA
- a CDS encoding VOC family protein: protein MVDSVATVWLPVTDMTRAVAFYRDTLGLTITSEDDDWSEIDADGLMIGLNAREETSGSSSGGAVISFTPEGSIEDELERIRARGAEITGEISDHEWGRILPFQDSEGNDLQLYTPPTGA, encoded by the coding sequence ATGGTCGATTCGGTGGCGACGGTCTGGCTGCCCGTCACGGACATGACGCGCGCGGTGGCGTTCTACCGCGACACGCTCGGGCTCACGATCACGAGCGAGGACGACGACTGGAGCGAGATCGACGCGGACGGCCTGATGATCGGGCTCAACGCGCGCGAGGAGACGAGCGGGTCGTCGAGCGGCGGCGCGGTCATCTCGTTCACGCCCGAGGGGTCCATCGAGGACGAGCTGGAGCGGATCCGCGCGCGCGGCGCCGAGATCACGGGCGAGATCAGCGACCACGAGTGGGGCCGCATCCTCCCGTTCCAGGACAGCGAGGGCAACGACCTCCAGCTCTACACGCCGCCGACCGGCGCGTAG
- a CDS encoding amidohydrolase family protein: MSGDLLLRRARVWARPGAPLSEPRDVLIRAGRIVAIGHDLDAGADVPEVDLAGRVVAAGFWNCHVHLTERVWGRVRRDPAAVQAALDDMMLRRGFAGVVDLGSLPRTTHALIRRIEAGDLRGPRILTAGVGIRPVRGLPFYMRPMVPWYLRGLLPMPATRRGARRAVRRQLAGGARVVKLFTGSYVTPERVKPMRRAVARAAVAEAHRLGARVLAHPSDRRGTAVAVDAGVDALAHVPDETEGTAALLAEAAARGIRVVPTLHMFAATVRPDEAYVGPIREALRGFVAAGGRVLFGTDVGYMPDRDTAPELAALARAGLSADAILASLTTEPAAFLGAEAAGSGVVEPGARGDLTVLDVTTAPRPADLARIHAVVRDGAVAWSAG; encoded by the coding sequence GTGAGCGGCGACCTCCTCCTCCGCCGGGCCCGGGTCTGGGCGCGGCCGGGCGCCCCGCTCTCGGAGCCGCGCGACGTGCTGATCCGCGCGGGCCGCATCGTCGCGATCGGGCACGACCTCGACGCCGGGGCCGACGTGCCGGAGGTCGACCTCGCCGGCCGGGTCGTCGCCGCCGGCTTCTGGAACTGCCACGTGCACCTGACGGAGCGCGTCTGGGGTCGGGTCCGCCGCGACCCCGCCGCCGTGCAGGCCGCCCTCGACGACATGATGCTCCGCCGCGGCTTCGCGGGCGTCGTCGACCTCGGTTCCCTTCCGCGCACGACGCACGCGCTCATCCGCCGCATCGAGGCCGGGGACCTGCGGGGCCCGCGCATCCTCACCGCCGGGGTCGGGATCCGGCCGGTGCGGGGCCTCCCCTTCTACATGCGCCCGATGGTGCCCTGGTACCTGCGCGGCCTGCTGCCGATGCCCGCCACCCGCCGGGGCGCGCGCCGCGCGGTCCGTCGGCAGCTCGCCGGAGGCGCCCGCGTGGTCAAGCTCTTCACGGGCTCCTACGTGACGCCCGAGCGCGTGAAGCCGATGCGCCGCGCCGTCGCGCGGGCCGCCGTCGCGGAGGCGCACCGCCTCGGAGCGCGCGTGCTCGCGCACCCGTCCGACCGGCGCGGCACGGCGGTCGCGGTCGACGCGGGCGTCGACGCCCTCGCCCACGTGCCCGACGAGACGGAGGGCACCGCGGCGCTCCTCGCGGAGGCGGCCGCGCGCGGGATCCGCGTCGTGCCGACCCTGCACATGTTCGCCGCCACCGTCCGCCCGGACGAGGCGTACGTCGGGCCGATCCGCGAGGCGCTGCGCGGCTTCGTCGCCGCGGGCGGGCGCGTGCTCTTCGGCACCGACGTCGGCTACATGCCCGACCGCGACACGGCGCCGGAGCTCGCGGCCCTGGCGCGCGCGGGGCTGTCGGCCGACGCGATCCTCGCGTCCCTCACCACGGAGCCCGCCGCGTTCCTCGGCGCCGAGGCCGCGGGGTCGGGCGTGGTCGAGCCGGGCGCACGCGGCGACCTCACGGTGCTCGACGTCACGACCGCGCCGCGGCCGGCCGACCTGGCCCGGATCCACGCCGTCGTCCGCGACGGCGCGGTGGCCTGGTCGGCCGGCTGA
- a CDS encoding DUF1905 domain-containing protein, translated as MTDDLPLDFTAPLWAWEARRELWTMVTVPVELGEMLRELGEAGRRGFGSVPVRVRVGTTTWRTSVFPQGDGTWVLPIKRQVRERQGLAVGDDVHVDLEPMP; from the coding sequence ATGACCGACGACCTGCCGCTCGACTTCACCGCGCCGCTCTGGGCGTGGGAGGCGCGACGCGAGCTCTGGACCATGGTGACCGTGCCCGTCGAGCTCGGCGAGATGCTCCGGGAGCTGGGCGAGGCCGGACGGCGCGGGTTCGGATCCGTGCCCGTGCGCGTCCGCGTCGGCACCACGACCTGGCGCACGTCGGTCTTCCCGCAGGGCGACGGCACGTGGGTGCTGCCGATCAAGCGCCAGGTCCGCGAGCGGCAGGGGCTGGCGGTCGGCGACGACGTGCACGTCGACCTCGAGCCGATGCCGTGA
- a CDS encoding SDR family oxidoreductase, producing MSVDGRVVVVAGASSAAGRAVCAELTAAGARVVAVGTDAGRLDGVDASRREVCDLADHAAVVDLAGRIRADLGGVDGLIHLVGGWRGGNGLEGQTDDDWDFLHERLVTTLRNTTRAFDADLQASDAGRLAIVSSTAVQRPYPGGANYSTAKIAAETWVRAVDRGFSKAGSPARTTIFVVKALGGLERALARRVVQLWTSVPPERDLIEH from the coding sequence ATGAGCGTCGACGGCCGCGTGGTCGTGGTCGCCGGCGCGTCGAGCGCCGCGGGCCGGGCGGTCTGCGCCGAGCTGACGGCGGCGGGGGCGCGCGTCGTCGCGGTCGGCACCGACGCCGGCCGGCTCGACGGCGTCGACGCGTCCCGCCGCGAGGTGTGCGACCTCGCCGACCACGCGGCCGTCGTGGACCTGGCCGGACGGATCCGCGCCGACCTCGGCGGCGTCGACGGGCTGATCCACCTGGTCGGCGGCTGGCGCGGCGGCAACGGCCTCGAGGGCCAGACCGACGACGACTGGGACTTCCTGCACGAGCGCCTCGTCACGACGCTCCGCAACACCACGCGCGCGTTCGACGCCGACCTGCAGGCGTCCGACGCCGGCCGGCTCGCGATCGTCTCCTCCACCGCCGTGCAGCGCCCGTACCCGGGCGGCGCGAACTACTCGACCGCGAAGATCGCCGCCGAGACGTGGGTGCGCGCCGTCGACCGCGGCTTCTCGAAGGCCGGCTCCCCCGCCCGCACGACGATCTTCGTGGTCAAGGCGCTGGGCGGCCTCGAGCGCGCGCTCGCCCGACGCGTCGTGCAGCTGTGGACCTCCGTGCCGCCCGAGCGCGACCTGATCGAGCACTGA
- a CDS encoding DUF6421 family protein: MSSAAAPAAVIGEPEVVEDVRSVASSPAWLALKDAAVALQPMQVKDGSIPDAAQHAEAARLVGVIRDSVRALAPLFPHDAAYLAALDVDFARWVDAGLGVPDFLDSLTAFQPQRDRVDGIRHLVVFPMTTQNGSASRLVEAVLIEVVWPEFVAELEAGDYGNALFVPIRFVDFTPGYDTNSAVLFPETVAMREVPTFTWGAIFADREAARFRRVVRHAAEVTKLELPEDARRLLEDQRLAEETFVMWDLIHDRTHMRGDLPFDPFMIKQRMPFFLYSIEELRCDLTAFREAVAIQRRLAAVDPAERTAADDALLERAGMVQHAVIFDRIFRFAITGSRVRNYDGLGGQLLFAWLHQHHVLHWTDTRLTIDWDEVADVVVALADRVNDLYWRSIDRPKTAHWLAAYAMVTETVTPHPASTWAKGPDALPLDGPPKGLTDLVLDDEFPLSMFFEALERKMRDVIGSTAGITGQAA; this comes from the coding sequence ATGTCCAGCGCCGCAGCCCCCGCAGCCGTCATCGGCGAGCCCGAGGTCGTCGAGGACGTGCGCTCCGTCGCCTCCTCCCCCGCCTGGCTCGCCCTCAAGGACGCCGCCGTCGCCCTCCAGCCGATGCAGGTGAAGGACGGCTCGATCCCCGACGCCGCGCAGCACGCGGAGGCCGCCCGCCTCGTCGGCGTGATCCGCGACTCCGTCCGCGCGCTCGCCCCGCTCTTCCCGCACGACGCCGCGTACCTCGCGGCCCTCGACGTCGACTTCGCGCGCTGGGTCGACGCCGGCCTCGGCGTGCCCGACTTCCTCGACTCCCTCACCGCCTTCCAGCCGCAGCGCGACCGCGTCGACGGCATCCGGCACCTCGTCGTCTTCCCCATGACCACGCAGAACGGCAGCGCGAGCCGCCTCGTCGAGGCCGTGCTGATCGAGGTCGTCTGGCCCGAGTTCGTCGCCGAGCTGGAGGCGGGCGACTACGGCAACGCGCTCTTCGTCCCCATCCGCTTCGTCGACTTCACGCCCGGCTACGACACCAACTCGGCCGTGCTCTTCCCCGAGACCGTCGCCATGCGCGAGGTGCCGACCTTCACGTGGGGCGCGATCTTCGCCGACCGCGAGGCCGCCCGGTTCCGCCGCGTGGTGCGCCACGCCGCCGAGGTCACCAAGCTCGAGCTGCCGGAGGACGCGCGGCGCCTGCTGGAGGACCAGCGGCTCGCGGAGGAGACCTTCGTGATGTGGGACCTCATCCACGACCGCACGCACATGCGCGGCGACCTGCCGTTCGACCCGTTCATGATCAAGCAGCGGATGCCCTTCTTCCTCTACTCGATCGAGGAGCTGCGCTGCGACCTCACCGCGTTCCGCGAGGCCGTCGCGATCCAGCGCCGGCTCGCCGCGGTGGATCCCGCCGAGCGCACCGCCGCCGACGACGCCCTCCTGGAGCGCGCCGGCATGGTGCAGCACGCCGTGATCTTCGACCGCATCTTCCGGTTCGCGATCACCGGCTCCCGCGTCCGCAACTACGACGGCCTCGGCGGCCAGCTCCTGTTCGCCTGGCTGCACCAGCACCACGTGCTGCACTGGACCGACACGCGCCTCACGATCGACTGGGACGAGGTCGCCGACGTGGTCGTGGCGCTCGCCGACCGGGTCAACGACCTCTACTGGCGCTCCATCGACCGGCCGAAGACCGCGCACTGGCTGGCCGCGTACGCGATGGTCACCGAGACGGTCACGCCGCACCCCGCATCCACCTGGGCGAAGGGGCCGGACGCGCTGCCGCTCGACGGGCCGCCGAAGGGCCTCACCGACCTCGTGCTCGACGACGAGTTCCCGCTCAGCATGTTCTTCGAGGCGCTGGAGAGGAAGATGCGCGACGTGATCGGGTCGACCGCCGGGATCACGGGGCAGGCCGCATGA
- a CDS encoding GNAT family N-acetyltransferase — translation MHSATPSPRTAADPGVRLVPVDPAADADALRAFLTSNAFPFHVRPRPTAADVDARIADGDFAGPEHAALWVEVEGSGRVGLVVLDDLEDPGVLFDLRLAEAWRGRGLGVPVVRALTDHVFRAHPHVTRFEAQTRDDNRAMRRVLVRAGFVKEAHYRDGWPVAGGEPRASVGYAILRRDHETGTTTLVPQDDEA, via the coding sequence ATGCACTCGGCCACCCCCTCTCCCCGCACCGCCGCCGACCCGGGGGTGCGCCTCGTCCCGGTCGACCCGGCCGCCGACGCCGACGCCCTCCGCGCGTTCCTCACGTCGAACGCGTTCCCGTTCCACGTGCGGCCCCGGCCGACCGCCGCGGACGTCGACGCGCGCATCGCGGACGGCGACTTCGCGGGGCCCGAGCACGCGGCGCTGTGGGTCGAGGTCGAGGGATCCGGCCGCGTGGGCCTCGTCGTGCTCGACGACCTCGAGGATCCGGGCGTGCTGTTCGACCTGCGCCTCGCGGAGGCCTGGCGCGGCCGCGGCCTCGGCGTGCCCGTGGTGCGCGCGCTGACGGACCACGTCTTCCGCGCCCACCCGCACGTCACCCGGTTCGAGGCGCAGACGCGCGACGACAACCGGGCGATGCGCCGCGTGCTCGTCCGCGCGGGCTTCGTGAAGGAGGCGCACTACCGCGACGGCTGGCCCGTCGCCGGCGGCGAGCCCCGCGCATCCGTCGGCTACGCGATCCTCCGCCGCGACCACGAGACGGGCACGACGACCCTCGTACCGCAGGACGACGAGGCGTAG
- a CDS encoding inorganic phosphate transporter, with product MDPFILLVLVVITALAFDFTNGFHDTANAMATSIATGALKPKVAVTLSAVLNLVGAFLSIEVALTVTNAVVKIQDKTGAPDPALLEGGGSALLLIVLAGLIGGIVWNLLTWLLGLPSSSSHALFGGLIGSTLAGLGVNGVNWAGDGSKLDGVVGKVILPALMSPILAGAVAAIGTWLVFRIIGNLAGRGLDRTFRIGQIGSASLVSLAHGTNDAQKTMGVITLALIAAGGWTDTESVPFWVKISCALAISLGTYIGGWRIIRTVGKGLVEIDTHQGMAAESSSAAVILASSHLGFALSTTHVATGSILGSGVGRPGAQVRWRVALRMVVAWIITLPAAALVGAVMWWLGHLIGGAAGGIAMTIVLLAVAITVYVRSRKDDVGAHNVNDEWSDDAPARPATQPADA from the coding sequence GTGGATCCCTTCATTCTCCTCGTGCTCGTCGTCATCACGGCGCTCGCCTTCGACTTCACCAACGGCTTCCACGACACGGCGAACGCGATGGCCACGTCCATCGCGACCGGCGCGTTGAAGCCCAAGGTCGCGGTCACGCTCTCCGCCGTGCTCAACCTGGTGGGCGCCTTCCTCAGCATCGAGGTCGCGCTCACGGTCACGAACGCGGTGGTCAAGATCCAGGACAAGACGGGGGCGCCCGACCCGGCGCTCCTGGAGGGCGGCGGATCCGCGCTCCTCCTCATCGTGCTCGCCGGCCTCATCGGCGGCATCGTCTGGAACCTCCTCACCTGGCTCCTCGGCCTCCCGTCGAGCTCGTCGCACGCGCTGTTCGGCGGCCTCATCGGATCCACGCTCGCGGGCCTCGGCGTCAACGGCGTCAACTGGGCGGGCGACGGCTCGAAGCTCGACGGCGTCGTCGGCAAGGTGATCCTCCCGGCGCTCATGTCGCCGATCCTCGCGGGGGCGGTAGCCGCCATCGGCACCTGGCTGGTGTTCCGGATCATCGGGAACCTCGCCGGGCGCGGGCTCGACCGCACCTTCCGCATCGGCCAGATCGGCAGCGCCTCGCTCGTCTCGCTCGCGCACGGCACGAACGACGCGCAGAAGACGATGGGCGTCATCACGCTCGCGCTCATCGCCGCCGGCGGCTGGACCGACACGGAGTCGGTGCCGTTCTGGGTGAAGATCAGCTGCGCGCTCGCCATCTCGCTCGGCACCTACATCGGCGGCTGGCGCATCATCCGCACGGTCGGCAAGGGCCTCGTCGAGATCGACACGCACCAGGGCATGGCGGCGGAGAGCTCGTCGGCCGCGGTCATCCTCGCCTCCAGCCACCTCGGCTTCGCGCTCTCCACCACGCACGTCGCCACCGGCTCGATCCTCGGCTCCGGCGTCGGCCGCCCCGGCGCGCAGGTGCGCTGGCGCGTGGCGCTGCGCATGGTCGTGGCGTGGATCATCACCCTCCCGGCCGCCGCCCTCGTCGGCGCCGTGATGTGGTGGCTCGGCCACCTCATCGGCGGCGCGGCCGGCGGCATCGCGATGACGATCGTGCTCCTGGCCGTCGCCATCACCGTCTACGTGCGCTCCCGCAAGGACGACGTGGGCGCCCACAACGTCAACGACGAGTGGTCGGACGACGCGCCCGCCCGCCCCGCCACCCAGCCCGCCGACGCCTGA
- a CDS encoding DUF3349 domain-containing protein, protein MTTSASTEGGPAEGAAPERGIVQRVVGWLRAGYPSGVPDQDYVPLLGILRRSLTAEELEQVVDQLVDDAAAADAAGHEIGRRQLRERVEELLLGPALPEDLVRVSARLAAAGWPLGSPDDLHAPDAPGARATERTGLVSRVVAWLRAGYPAGLPEQDFVPLLALLRRRLSDEEVMAVSERLEAEGGLPASRLDVAAAIAGVTSEMPSDEDVERVRAYLAAHGWPDGFRI, encoded by the coding sequence GTGACCACCAGCGCGTCGACGGAGGGCGGGCCCGCCGAGGGCGCCGCCCCCGAGCGCGGCATCGTCCAGCGCGTGGTCGGCTGGCTGCGCGCCGGCTACCCCTCGGGCGTGCCCGACCAGGACTACGTGCCGCTGCTCGGGATCCTCCGCCGCAGCCTCACGGCCGAGGAGCTCGAGCAGGTGGTGGACCAGCTCGTCGACGACGCGGCGGCGGCGGACGCGGCCGGCCACGAGATCGGCCGCCGTCAGCTCCGCGAGCGCGTCGAGGAGCTCCTCCTCGGGCCCGCGCTGCCGGAGGACCTGGTGCGCGTCTCGGCCCGCCTCGCCGCGGCGGGCTGGCCCCTCGGGTCGCCCGACGACCTGCACGCCCCGGATGCGCCCGGCGCGCGGGCGACCGAGCGCACGGGCCTCGTGTCCCGCGTCGTCGCGTGGCTGCGGGCCGGCTACCCGGCCGGCCTCCCCGAGCAGGACTTCGTGCCGCTGCTCGCGCTGCTGCGCCGCCGGCTCAGCGACGAGGAGGTCATGGCGGTCTCCGAGCGCCTCGAGGCCGAGGGCGGCCTGCCCGCCTCGCGCCTCGACGTGGCCGCCGCGATCGCGGGCGTCACCTCCGAGATGCCGTCCGACGAGGACGTGGAGCGCGTCCGCGCCTACCTCGCGGCCCACGGCTGGCCCGACGGCTTCCGGATCTGA
- a CDS encoding alpha/beta fold hydrolase, which translates to MTTSTSTLAVADGTLAYEIHGSDGPLVVLAHGMGDDRRSWDAVVPDLVAAGHRVAAVDLRGCGGSSAAWSSYGQGDIAGDLIALVRHLGGPAALVGHSIAGGAATIAASREPELVRALVEVGPFTRKQSVAIRDLGVAAYRRGALRLMGAVMLGSRGMWRRYLELATPGRRPADWDARLARIDAMLREPGRMTALKRMGVSGTAESDPALAGIRVPVLVLQGSADPDWVDPRAEADAIVAALPAGLGRVQMVEGAGHYPHVQEPAAVAAGIVSFLGAVRA; encoded by the coding sequence ATGACCACCTCCACCTCCACCCTCGCCGTCGCCGACGGCACGCTCGCCTACGAGATCCACGGATCGGACGGCCCGCTCGTCGTGCTCGCCCACGGCATGGGCGACGACCGCCGCTCCTGGGATGCGGTCGTCCCCGACCTCGTCGCGGCCGGCCACCGCGTCGCCGCCGTCGACCTCCGCGGCTGCGGCGGGTCGAGCGCCGCGTGGTCGTCGTACGGGCAGGGCGACATCGCGGGCGACCTCATCGCGCTCGTCCGGCACCTGGGCGGCCCGGCCGCGCTCGTCGGCCACTCCATCGCGGGCGGCGCGGCCACCATCGCCGCGTCGCGCGAGCCGGAGCTAGTCCGCGCGCTCGTCGAGGTCGGGCCGTTCACGCGGAAGCAGTCGGTAGCGATCCGCGACCTCGGCGTCGCCGCGTACCGCCGTGGCGCGCTCCGCCTGATGGGCGCCGTGATGCTCGGCAGCCGCGGCATGTGGCGCCGCTACCTCGAGCTCGCGACGCCCGGCCGCCGCCCCGCCGACTGGGACGCGCGCCTCGCCCGCATCGACGCGATGCTCCGCGAGCCCGGCCGCATGACCGCGCTGAAGCGCATGGGCGTCTCCGGCACGGCCGAGTCCGACCCGGCGCTCGCAGGGATCCGCGTGCCCGTCCTCGTGCTCCAGGGATCCGCCGACCCCGACTGGGTGGACCCGCGCGCCGAGGCCGACGCCATCGTCGCCGCGCTGCCCGCCGGCCTGGGCCGCGTGCAGATGGTGGAGGGCGCCGGCCACTACCCGCACGTGCAGGAGCCCGCCGCGGTCGCCGCCGGCATCGTCTCCTTCCTCGGCGCGGTCCGTGCCTAG
- a CDS encoding TetR/AcrR family transcriptional regulator translates to MPRAGLSRDAVVARASEMLDDAGSGPLQLQALAESLGVRVPSLYKHIEGMPGLQRGILLRGKAELAAELARAAVGRSGADAVTRIAHAYRAWALAHPGRYALAMRAPAPDDAEDEAASEALARVVYDALAGYDLRDDDLVDATRFLRSAMHGFVALETGGAFALAADRERSWDRLVASVVAALEGWHRH, encoded by the coding sequence GTGCCTAGGGCGGGGCTCAGCCGGGACGCCGTCGTCGCGCGCGCGTCCGAGATGCTGGACGACGCCGGATCCGGCCCGCTCCAGCTCCAGGCGCTCGCCGAGAGCCTCGGCGTGCGCGTGCCGTCGCTCTACAAGCACATCGAGGGGATGCCGGGCCTCCAGCGCGGGATCCTCCTCCGCGGCAAGGCGGAGCTCGCGGCGGAGCTCGCGCGCGCGGCCGTCGGGCGGTCGGGGGCGGATGCGGTGACGCGGATCGCGCACGCCTACCGCGCGTGGGCGCTCGCGCATCCGGGCCGGTACGCGCTGGCCATGCGCGCGCCCGCCCCGGACGACGCCGAGGACGAGGCCGCGTCGGAGGCGCTGGCGCGGGTCGTCTACGACGCGCTCGCGGGCTACGACCTGCGGGACGACGACCTCGTCGACGCGACGCGCTTCCTCCGCTCGGCGATGCACGGCTTCGTCGCGCTCGAGACGGGCGGCGCCTTCGCCCTCGCGGCCGACCGCGAGCGCAGCTGGGACCGCCTGGTCGCGAGCGTGGTCGCGGCGCTGGAGGGCTGGCACCGGCACTGA